The Panicum hallii strain FIL2 chromosome 5, PHallii_v3.1, whole genome shotgun sequence genome contains the following window.
CGGAAACAGGCTACGGTTCCCCACATCTCGTCCCCACCAGACGTCGTCGGTTCCAGCGCGCGTCCCGTCTCACGAGCTCTGGCTCAAAGCGTATTCAAACCCAACCTGCACTAGATTACCCCAAAAAAATCACCGTCTCAGCTGGGGGCCGAGCGCTATTAAACGCCCACTTTGCGCGCCATTGTTCATCACGTACCCCTCGCGCAAAGCTTCTGCTCCAACACGGACCAGCCGATGCACGTCGCGTCCACCAGAATGGCGTCGCCGCCGGAGCCGGGGCCGTACATGCCGGACCTCCCGGGGGTGCCGGCGTGGCTGAACAAGGGCGACAACGCGTGGCAGCTGGTGGCGGCCACCTTCGTGGGCATCCAGTCCATGCCGGGGCTCGTCGTGCTCTACGGCAGCATCGTGAAGAAGAAGTGGGCCGTCAACTCCGCCTTCATGGCGATGTACGCGTACGCGTCCACGCTCATCGTCTGGGTGCTCGTCGGCTTCCGCATGGCGTTCGGCGAGCGCCTACTCCCGTTCTGGGCCAAGGCCGGGCCCGCGCTCACGCAGGACTTCCTCGTCCACCGTGCCGTGTTCCCGGCCACGGCGCACTacggccgcggcggcgtgcTCGAGACGCCGCGCACCGAGCCCTACTATGCCGAGGCGTCGCTGGTGCTGTTCGAGTTCGAGTTCGCCGCCATCACGCTGGTGCTGCTCGCCGGGTCGCTCCTCGGCCGCATGAACATCAAGGCCTGGATGGCGTTCACGCCGCTGTGGCTGCTCTTCTCCTACACCGTCGGCGCCTTCAGCCTCTGGGGCGGCGGCTTCCTCTACCAGTGGGGCGTCATCGACTACTCCGGCGGATACGTCATCCACCTCTCCTCCGGCATTGCAGGCTTCACCGCCGCTTACTGGGTAGCTAACCTCGTGCACACTTGCTGCTGCGTCCTAACTGTGCACAGCAACTATCTGCACCAGTTCACAACGTGAtactgacaggtgggcccgaggCTGAAGAGCGACAGGGACAGGTTCTCGCCGAACAACATCCTGCTCATGATCGCCGGCGGTGGTCTGCTgtggctgggctgggccgggtTCAACGGTGGCGCGCCGTACTCCCCCAACGTGACCGCGTCCGTGGCGGTGCTCAACACCAACGTCAGCGCCGCGACGAGCCTCCTGACCTGGACCTGCCTCGACGTCATCTTCTTCGGCAAGCCCTCGGTGATCGGCGCCGTGCAGGGCATGATGACCGGGCTTGTCTGCATCACCCCCGGCGCAGGTAGCGAAGCCTAGTTTCATCTCGAAATTGAACACCGTGACGTTACGTGTCCGCCATTCGAAGACAAGCGCATGATCTGGGTGTTGGCCCTTTTGCTTTTGCATGGCGCAGGGCTGGTGCACACGTGGTCGGCGATGCTGATGGGCGTGTCCGCGGGCTGCATCCCGTGGATCACCATGATGATCCTGCACAAGAAATCCTCCTTCCTCATGAAGGTCGACGACACCCTGGCCGTGTTCCACACCCACGCCGTCGCGGGCGTGCTCGGGGGCGTCCTCACGGGCCTCCTGGCGACCCCGGAGCTCTGCGCGCTCGACTCCCCCATcccgggcgcgcgcggcgtctTCTACGGCGGCGGCATCGTGCAGATCGGCAAGCAGCTCGGCGGCGCGCTCTTCGTCACCGTCTGGAACCTGGTGGTCACCAGCGCCATCCTCCTGTGCATCGGCCTCTTCATCCCGCTCCGCATGCCCGACGACCAGCTCATGATCGGCGACGACGCGGCGCATGGCGAGGAGGCCTACGCGCTCTGGGGTGACGGCGAGAAGTTCGACCTGACGCGCCCGGAGACCACCAGGACCGGTGGTGCCTCCGGCGCGGCGAGGGAGGACACCGTGGAGCAGCGGCTCACCAGCATGGGTGCCAGAGGCGTCACCATTCAGCTGTAGCTCTATCTATTTCTATCGCTTGACTGGCCATTGGCCCTCGTCTTTCTGATCTACAACAAGCTTGTTCCTTTGATGTTCAGTGTTAGCAGATGTACGCCATCGTAATTGCCTTTCCTGTTAATTAGATTAGTTTGTTTTGAATGAGCTGAACATTGATAAGCATCAGTGTCCTTCGTCTTTAACTATGGCTCAGGGCTCGTTAATTTCTCAAGATCTGGTGTATGTGGTTTTACAAATTTGGGTACTTTTCTTAAATCATGAGATTTCATTACACTATAGAGCAGTTTTCTTGCAGATTTGAAAGATTATAGTTGACTAGTCGAGTAAAATTCTAACGGTCCCAGTAACAGATCATTGGAATCTTTCTTTTTATTAGAGATCATTGAAATCTTAAGAAAAGAAATGGACAGCTGGAACAAGAAGACGACTGTAAACAATGTGGAAAATAGCATTCTCTGCCTCATGAGTTCTCGACAATGTCAGGAACTTTTGGGGAAATCAGGAGAGAGAGAAAACCATGAAGAAGAGAAATTGGACACGGAAGCTAAAGAATATAGGCCACTTGAGCCTCCTGACTGACCCGCCGGAGGCCCCGATTCCCACCGGCCTGCCGTTGGCGTTGGCTCATGCGGCTCACGAACTCTCCCCGAAAAATTTCACCAACCACCTGTCACGGGCGTCGCCGCGTCGCGTGCGTCTATTAAACCACGCCGGCGAGGAGCCGCGTCGCGGTGCGCACCTCCGTCACGCCGCGGCTCGCCGTAGAGTTTCATCGGCCGTCACCCGTGCGCCGGCAGCCGGAAATGGCCGCGCCTCCTCAGCCGGGCCCCTACGCGCCCGACCTCCCGGCGGTGCCGGCGTGGCTGAACAAGGGCGACAACGCGTGGCAGCTGACGGCGGCGACGTTCGTGGGCATCCAGTCCATGCCGGGGCTCGTCGTGCTCTACGGCAGCATCGTGAAGAAGAAGTGGGCCGTCAACTCCGCCTTCATGGCGCTGTACGCGTACGCGTCCACGCTCATCGTCTGGGTGCTCGTCGGCTTCCGCATGGCGTTTGGCGACCGGCTGCTCCCGTTCTGGGGGAAGGCCGGCCCGGCGCTGGCGGAGGGCTTCCTCACCGCGCGCGCATCGTTCCCGGCCACGGCGCGCCACGGCGCAGACGGGGCGCTCGTGGCGCCGCGCACGGAGCCCTACTACCCGGAGGCGACGCTGGTGCTGTTCGAGTTCGAGATGGCCGCCATCACGCTGGTGCTGCTCGCCGGGTCGCTCCTCGGGCGCATGAACATCAGGGCGTGGATGGCGTTCACGCCGCTGTGGCTGCTCCTCTCGTACACCATCTGCGCCTTCAGCCTCTGGGGCGGCGGCTTCCTCTACCAGTGGGGCGTCATCGACTACTCCGGCGGATACGTCGTCCACCTCTCCTCCGGCGTCGCCGGCTTCACTGCCGCCTACTGGGTACGTGTAGACGTGTACACCGGCGACAAGCCCTGCGGTTTCGTTCGTCTGAATTTCGTTGGATCTTGCGGTGGTCCGGTCATTGGTCAGGGTAGGGAACTAGGGATTAGGCACGACGCCCATACGCGGGAGCATACAGTCAGCTTGGACTGTCGCGTCCTAG
Protein-coding sequences here:
- the LOC112894799 gene encoding ammonium transporter 2 member 2, with product MHVASTRMASPPEPGPYMPDLPGVPAWLNKGDNAWQLVAATFVGIQSMPGLVVLYGSIVKKKWAVNSAFMAMYAYASTLIVWVLVGFRMAFGERLLPFWAKAGPALTQDFLVHRAVFPATAHYGRGGVLETPRTEPYYAEASLVLFEFEFAAITLVLLAGSLLGRMNIKAWMAFTPLWLLFSYTVGAFSLWGGGFLYQWGVIDYSGGYVIHLSSGIAGFTAAYWVGPRLKSDRDRFSPNNILLMIAGGGLLWLGWAGFNGGAPYSPNVTASVAVLNTNVSAATSLLTWTCLDVIFFGKPSVIGAVQGMMTGLVCITPGAGLVHTWSAMLMGVSAGCIPWITMMILHKKSSFLMKVDDTLAVFHTHAVAGVLGGVLTGLLATPELCALDSPIPGARGVFYGGGIVQIGKQLGGALFVTVWNLVVTSAILLCIGLFIPLRMPDDQLMIGDDAAHGEEAYALWGDGEKFDLTRPETTRTGGASGAAREDTVEQRLTSMGARGVTIQL